A region from the Serinibacter arcticus genome encodes:
- a CDS encoding DUF4287 domain-containing protein — MSFQAYLDAVEKKTGLTPRQLVALAAEKGFDAPGTKAGPILAWLKEDYDLGRGHGMAMVHVITKGPQIDSRHVGTTGVHRDASDTLWLDGTATNPDA, encoded by the coding sequence ATGTCCTTCCAGGCGTACCTCGACGCGGTCGAGAAGAAGACCGGCCTCACCCCCCGCCAGCTCGTGGCGCTCGCGGCCGAGAAGGGCTTCGACGCCCCTGGCACCAAGGCCGGGCCGATCCTCGCCTGGCTCAAGGAGGACTACGACCTCGGCCGCGGGCACGGCATGGCGATGGTCCACGTGATCACCAAGGGTCCGCAGATCGACAGCAGGCACGTCGGGACCACCGGCGTTCACCGTGACGCCTCGGACACGCTCTGGCTCGACGGCACCGCCACCAACCCCGACGCGTGA